Genomic segment of Panicum virgatum strain AP13 chromosome 9N, P.virgatum_v5, whole genome shotgun sequence:
CTTACACAAGAAAACTGGAACTCAGCAAGATTCTGCAATATCTCTGATTTTGTCTCGCCACCTTCAATTTCATAAGAATCCAGGTCACCAATCTTCCCACCAGCTTCTGATTCTTTTTCGGCAACCTGCAGATATAATGGTGAGTTCTTGACGGTCTTGCTGATTCGAGCACTAATTCACAAGCCTCAGGGTCACTTACCTCAGGGGACAGTATTGTCACAATTGTGGGCTTAAATGATATCACAGAATGGAACTTGTTGAAAATAACCCTCAAAGCATCATACTCCACGTTTTTCAATATGTCATCCGCGAGCACAGCGATCTGAAATGTGTTGAAATGATAGTAATTAAATTTTGTAGCAACATGGGAAAATTAGGTACTAAACTAAGCATATTCTTATAATAATTTCTTTTAAGGTGCAAACTACTTTTACAAAAACAGTATATTCCCGACCCCCAAAAAAACCTAGAGTGTGAATGCCAAACATGCAAGACAATTTCCATAATTCCAGTTCTGCAAATAACAAGAGAAAGTATTCAAGTGGCCAATTTTTCCTAGCAGTAGCATATGATATTGCTCAATACTTTGATGCCATAAAGAACCAGCTGCTTGACAAAGAGGATGACTAATTTTCATACTTTAATACTTGAAATTGAAGGCACACAAAGTAGAAGCGTAATTTCCATACTTTGATACTTGAAATTTAAGGCAAACAAAatagaagcataagcaattaatTCAGCTTTTAAATGTGagtaaaagaaacaaaaaaataggTAAATGAACTGTCAGATATCTGAAACTGTACATCCATAGCTGCTTTATAGCCATGATTATTAGTTTATTACAGCTGGCAATCCATACAATTTCATTCGGACCCAGAAGAGCCCAGAATTGCACTGAAAAAGCTAGCCAGCAACTAGACCAGACATCATTTTCTGCCAATCAGATTAGCTGTCTTGCAGATTAGTCTAACAGGTGAGTTCATTAAGTTTATAGCTAGAAAACAAAGGCAACAGCATGAAGCTATGAAAACCATAAGCTATCAAAAAAGTAAATTAATCTGAAACATAAACCCCCACAAACTGTAGTGCAAACCCTAAATCTTAATCTGAAACATAACCCCCACTATATTAATCTGCAAATTTAAAATAAGTGGAAAAGTTGAAAACAGACCTGTGTATAGTTGATAGGGTTCTTCTGAAGTTCAGTTACAGTCATTTCAATGCTCTTCCTTGAGTCACGCACCAGCTGAACTTTGCCCTTTTCTCCTAATATGACATACTTACTCTCTTTCTCTGGACCTGGTAGCAGGAGCATAAGCATTAAATTCACGATTTTAGAAcaatataaaatgattctatTCATATCAACCACGTGAATAACATACCAGATGTCAATTTGTGAAGAGCCCTGCTAACTTTCACTGATGTTGAATTAATACCACCACAGAGTCCCTTGTCAGAGGTAATGGCCACGATGACATTCTTCTTGACGTCGACGCCTGTCAGTCATAGCAGACAGGTTGAACAGTAACATGAGAAATTTTTTAACTAAATGGCAAAATTCTACAGAGTATTGCAACCATAAATAACCAAAAGAAGTTCAAAAGAATCTATGAccagaagtcatccatgtcacACACGCACACTACCATTTTTCTTGAACTGGAATTTTGAACTATTCATCAAAGAAACATGAAAAGAACATATTATCTGctaatttgatgaaattctacATCTCCAACAAAGGGAGTTTTATAAGGATGTAAAGTATCACATGGTCTCTTTTAGTTTTTACTAAAGCATACATGGAATATGATACTGGATTTCAGTTACTTATGAAGCTCCTGGCATTGACATTTCAATCGATCAACTCAATATAAACTTATAAGGACATGCCATTGCAGGAACAATGCCCACTTACAGGTTGAAAGAAACTAgtcaaacaacaacaacaacatagccttttatcccaagcgagttggggtaggctagagttgaAAGAAACTAGTCAAAGAAGCATAAATTTAATCTCTCATGATACTAGTAACCCTTAGTAGGCATACCAAACCCCATTGAAGAAATTTAACTTGAATCTTACAGTATGTTACTGACCATTAAGGGCCACAGATAACAACCCAACTAAAGCAGTGCATCATACCAAATCTACAAAGGATAGAACAGATGAAAGAAACTAGAAAAGAGGCTATCCAGTGGCTTTGGAAACTTCATATGTATACATACTTGGAGCATCCCCAAGAAGGGCAGTAAACGGCTGCCACAGGCCACGTGAATTTTCAGTCCTCGTCTGAACAGCTCGAAGCTTTGATGCTGCAACCATCTTCATAGCCTTTGTGATCTTCTGAATGTTCTTGACACTCTTCATCCGGTTCCTAACTGCAATGGATAACAGAAAAGTAATAGTAACTAGGAACCCTTTTCAATGTATAAGTGAACAAAGCAACCATAGATTGCAAGAACCCTTACCAACTTGAGTAGAAATAGACCGCACACCCAGTTGAGTCGTCTCCCTATCAATGTAGTAAGCAGTCAGCACAAAACCATATAGACTAAAATACTATGCCAACACAAAATGATGCAGAGTTGAGATTGTTAGAATATAACTCAACAAATACACGCTTATATAGGAGATGTTTTATAGCGACAAAATTAAATTTCCAGCTCCAGTGTATACACATTAAAAAATGCATATACGATACTAAACGTACGGAGTTCTATCAAAGAGCAAAAATATGATCAAAAAATTACACATGAAATGTGTTTGCTACACCTCGGATCTACATAATAAATATTTGTTTGCTTTCACTTATCACCTACACACAGATCAAGCGTGTGCATAATACTGCTTCTAGAACGTTCCAGAATCTACGATGAAGCCCCTCCCCCGGACCTAAAAACTGCATATACGACACTAAACCTACGGAGTTCTATCAAAGCACAAAAATGAAATCGACAAATTACATTTGAAATGCGTTTCGTACGCCCCGGATCTACATAATAAATATTTGCGCGCTTGCACTTATCACCTACACACAGATCAATCGTGTGCATAATACTGCTTCGAACGTTCCCGAATGTACGAACAAGCCCCTTTCCCCGGATCTAGCCCCAGAGGAATGGTGCTTCTGGAACGCTCCCAACTGTAAGAACAAGCCCCTTTCCCCGGATCTAGCCCCAGAGGAATAGGGGATTGAGAGGGAAGGAAGGTCGTCGCCTTACGGTGAAGATATGACAGAGgaccgcgcggccgcggccgccggggaggggttggggacggtgggggagaggaggaggcgccTCCCCTCGCGTCGCagcgccgccatcgccatcgccgtcgcctcGCCTGATTTGCCCTCGCTTTCTCTCGCTGTCGAAGGCCTGGTTTTTCCCCTTCTCACTCTCTGTATTTCTGTGTCCGTCCTCGGAACATGTTAAAAGGAGTCGAGGACAGAAATGGGCTACGAGCCCTACTAACACGCGCGGGCCTTCTACCTTAAGGTCTTCTAATGGGCCGGTGTTCCGGGCTTACTGGTGCAGTTGCCACTTGCCACTTTTTTCCAATTAACTTTTATATATCACCACAATATGGTTTGATAATTCCTTTTGATGCCAACAATGTGAATATAATGTTGGTAGGCAAATTGTTCACAACCAAATTCGCTTCGAAGTTCAACAGCTTTTTTAACGGGGCCTTTCGAATTTAATTTAATCGTCTTCCAATGATTTGAAATCCAATGCTCTGTTGACCAAACAAGGATCTGACTCATCTGAGAAGGCAGATTCAGTTGCGACGGAACATCTGCGATAGAAACAACGCTGTTTCTATTTGTTTTGGACGGAATTTTTAAGAAACAACGCTGTTTCTATTTGTTTTGGACGGAATTTTTAAATGGAATGGGCATCAAAACGCTGGCTGTTTTGTTGCATGACACCAGGCAACTAATGCGTCTGTTTCGCTCTTCAGGTTGAGCGGCGGGCGTCGAGAGGATCGATGATTAGCGCAGCGTTGGTGTCTTTGGGTCCAGTCTCTCTTACAATTCCAAACTATTACATCATACGGACGTCCTCGCCGGTCTGTTTGTTTTTTTAGCCCAAACTAATGTagcaaattttgaccaataattagaagtattaaataaagacagtttGTAAAATTAACTCCATAACTCctacgctacttcgcgagacgtaTCTAATGAGatttttgaccgcacgattagagaatagttactgtagtattactgtagctaatcatagattaattgccgtcattagattcatggGGTAGCGCAACAAAAACAAACAGGACCGGAATTTGATGCCTGTGCTCACTGTTGCTGACCTTGGTCCTGGCACCTGGCCTACTGGGACATGGCAACTTGGCATTTGGCAAGGTGCCAAGCCGCCAAGGCCTTCTGAAATCCGCATACGCCTCGTCCTGCCGAATCCGATGCCTGTGCATAGACTGCTGCTGACCTTGGTCCTGGCCTACTGGTGGGACATGGCAACTTGGCAAGGTGCCAAGCCGCCAAAGCCTTCTAAGATACGCATGCACCTTATTAAAGTTTAGTGCTAGATGTAAACTTTAGTATTGGAATAAAGGATCCAAACAAAGCGAGGTCTGTTTGAATCCTTTAGCACCGAACTAAAGTTCCACTAAACTTTAATGACTTCAATTCTATTTGGATGTGGAAGCTAAAGCTTATTAATGTAGGTGTAGAGGGACCATAATGCACTAGGTCATGCCCAAGCCCATTCCCCTGTGCCCCTGTGCCCACATTGGCCATGCCCGtgcgcccaccccaggggcggacaGAGGCCTGCCCCCGGTCCCAAAATTTAcattagaaatttaaatttttatataaatttgtatggttGGTCCctcctaataatgaaaaaatcaacttcctggctccgcccctggccACCCCTACCCCCGGCGGTGCCCCTGCTCCTCGAGGTCACCCGCATGACTGCATCCCCATTGTGAGCTCCTGTTCGCCATGCCACTGTAAGAGCCCATGATTAAGAATTCGAAAATTGAAAGTTAATGGGAGATTAACCTGGcaagaccggtccgaccggtcttgaggatcggtcagaccggtgctctTATCCAGTGAGCGATTTTGCATCGCAAGCTGCCACGTGGCAGGCatcggcgacgccggcggcttAAGCGGCAGTGCGCCCCCTTTTCCGGCCACCCCGGCGTCCTGCGCATCCCCATCCACTTCCACTAGCACGAACCCTATCTCTCTCGCTCCCgagttcatcttcttccttctctGTTCCACCATGGTTAGGGTTTGAGCGAGGTCACAAATTTCAGCCGAATCCGCGAGCTCCTCTCCATAgatcccaaatccaccccaccCGGAGTTCCTCCACTTCCCTAGCTTCCCCCTCGACCCCAAATCGTCTCTAGGTGATGCACTGAGGCTCATGCTCTCCTCGTTCCTTCACGTTCGTTGAGTTTCCGCGCATGTTTCCGACcatgccgccatggccgccgtggcCGCACGCCGCTGGCCATGTTTGGCCACTTCTGGTCAAGCATAACCCCTGTAGCTATATGTCCCTGGTTGTTTGGATCTTGTAGAGCCAGCTCTCACCGTCGGACAGCCTCACCGCCGACGGGAacgagcgccgcgccgccggctccggcaCTGGCCGAGCTTGGCCTGCTCGGCCGGTCTGACCGAGGTGattaccggtctgaccggtcatgagcggtctgaccgctcgCATGGGCCGGTCCGACTGGTTCAACAGGGCTGGATACTGTGATTTGCATAGATGGTCATTAGTTGTTCTCGAGTGATATTGATTTGATAATTAGAGGTTTTGCATATGTTTtgtttctcatgtcatatgcattcATGTAGAACCCGCAACCGAATAAGTCATGTACGAGGCGATCGCGGAACCTCAGGAGCAATCGGAGCAAGCCCAGCAAGAGGTCAGCGAGAACACGGCCCAGGGCCCAGTCGATCTTAGTGTGGAACAGCAGCCCGagggcaagccccggagcataacctaatATTTTAACTTATGCAATGTTATCTATTTGTTTGattatgcattaagtttctaggcgttgaacgaaaccctagttgcatgatctttAGGTTCCATTGGTCGATATACTAGTATGCGTGGCTCGTTAGCGTTGCTATGCTAAAtaagattcggtagaagtcgagtaattttttGTTACTCGCGTGATAcataatatttttataatttgggtatatggaatattggaaggtagaagaaagaaagaaaattggagaccggacgggaactgtttagccccgtctgtgtcgattaaggaccgtaccgttgttggccctgctggtcatgtttgaattgtactaactgcatgccgggagtagaaggtagtcgaaacccgtaagcctagtactgcctcttTTCGAAAGTACAACTTCAACTCACCTCCTGTAGTAGTCGAGTGGTCGCAGAGAAAcggggatgcatgtatttacttttggtggtctctgtggggctcggctgaccatatgatggtggggcggtcctgtagttcgaggcggggaggggaatagTTGGTTCGTATAGTCCAACAGGGCAAATACGTgccatgttggttaggtccaccttgcaaggttaaattggatcgattcgccgtcagtcgctctcggatatgagcaccttgatctccgagtcacatcgCAGTAAAGGATTGAACGAATCTAAGATGGTTAAGTGTGAAGTTAACTAATCAATTATTTTTCCACACTGATTGCTATAGAAGTGCCAACTTTAGAGGAATAGTCAATCAACTCTAactttgagctaaaatattgaaagtaaggatccattaTTAGTCGCTTTTTGACAAAATaaacccactaatcaaaagtCTTGCatactaggagtcggctaagtatataccaatagtcgggtaagactttgtcggtaccccaggactggggtaccccctcttgctgtgtctaggcaagaatcttgtagttatccttaactacatccaaacagccggacccctgcggtccggaatcCTGTTCCCCCAACAGCGGCCTGGGCCGATCCTCAGttgggatgggtccggagacaccacgtgtcccggaaaagGCAGGAACCCGTGCGCAAGCAgtcggggctccggacctccccgaggagaccggacccccgcagggtcccggacccctcatggggtcccggaccccctgtataataaccggacccctcgctaagggaagagatcgacgccccgcgtcggggtggtccggggccgccacgtgtctgcaagacatggccgtttgggtttccataccaacgttcacccaccattgcatttattgcagtaggtgaacgtctgcattgatatgacagaagctgaggcgtttcattgaccaggggatattattgatcgcgtattaccaaggcagtggagccgctggcgccgcccatactgcgtctaccagatggatacgacggctcagcttcgcccattatgacgctacataatagcctcagcaggccacgccgcaag
This window contains:
- the LOC120690726 gene encoding ATP synthase subunit gamma, mitochondrial-like, coding for MAMAALRREGRRLLLSPTVPNPSPAAAAARSSVISSPETTQLGVRSISTQVVRNRMKSVKNIQKITKAMKMVAASKLRAVQTRTENSRGLWQPFTALLGDAPSVDVKKNVIVAITSDKGLCGGINSTSVKVSRALHKLTSGPEKESKYVILGEKGKVQLVRDSRKSIEMTVTELQKNPINYTQIAVLADDILKNVEYDALRVIFNKFHSVISFKPTIVTILSPEVAEKESEAGGKIGDLDSYEIEGGETKSEILQNLAEFQFSCVLYNGALENACSELGARMSAMDSSSRNAGDMLDRLTLTYNRTRQASITTELIEIISGASALEG